Part of the Brevibacillus brevis genome is shown below.
GGTCCGGGAAAGCCTGCAAAAGACGGTGGAAGCCTTCGGGCGGCTGGATATCTTGGTTAACAACGCCGGACTGCAGTTCGTTTCGCCGATCGAGGAGTTTCCGACCGCGAAATTCGAACGCATGATCAGCATTATGCTGACGGCTCCTTTCGTCGCGATCAAACACGCCTTTCCCATCATGAAGAAGCAAGGCTACGGGCGAGTTCTGAACATGGCTTCGATCAACGGCTTGATCGGCTTTGCCGGAAAGGCTGCCTACAACAGCGCCAAGCACGGCGTGATCGGCCTGACCAAAGTGGCGGCGTTGGAAGGAGCGGCAGACGGCATTACTGTCAATGCGATTTGCCCCGGCTACGTCGACACTCCGCTCGTGCAAAACCAACTGGCTGATTTGGCGAAGACGCGGAACGTGCCATTGGAAAAAGTAATGGAAGAAGTCATCTATCCGTTGGTGCCGCAAAAGCGTCTGCTGAGCGTGCAGGAAGTGGCGGACTACGCCGTGTTCCTGGCCAGCAAAAAAGCGCAAGGTGTGACGGGCCAGGCCGTCGTAGTGGACGGCGGCTATACGGCACAGTAAGAGGAGAACAAAAAGCCCCATGATCAGGGGCTTTTTTACTGTTTTAGCGGGTGGACGGGCCTTCCTTTGGGAATGGCAGCCAAACGGTAAAGGTGCTGCCCTCTCCGATCATGCTTTCGACGGATAAGCGCCCGCCGTGCACCTCGACGATGGAGTGGGAGATGGACAGACCCAGGCCGGATCCGCCTTGTGTGCGTGCTCTCGCTGTATCGACCCGGTAAAAGCGGTCGAAGAGATGC
Proteins encoded:
- a CDS encoding 3-hydroxybutyrate dehydrogenase — protein: MEKLLQEQVALVTGAASGIGLEIARTFAEEGAKVMILDLNREAAEAAASRLQGEGHQVLSLACDVTDEEQVRESLQKTVEAFGRLDILVNNAGLQFVSPIEEFPTAKFERMISIMLTAPFVAIKHAFPIMKKQGYGRVLNMASINGLIGFAGKAAYNSAKHGVIGLTKVAALEGAADGITVNAICPGYVDTPLVQNQLADLAKTRNVPLEKVMEEVIYPLVPQKRLLSVQEVADYAVFLASKKAQGVTGQAVVVDGGYTAQ